GGCCGCGGTCGCGGTGTTCGGCAACGCGGTCGGCGCGACCCTGGCCGGCTTCGCCCTGGCCCGGCTGCGCTTCCGCGGGGTGCGGCTGGTGACCGGGCTGTTCCTGGCCACCTTGGTGCTGCCCGGGGAGGTCACGATCGTCTCGCAGTACGTGACCGTGCGCAGCCTGGGCCTGACCGACACGCTCACCGGCGTGGCGCTGCCCGGGGCGCTCGCCATGCTGAACGTGCTGCTCATGTACACCGCTTTCCAGGCGGTTCCCCCGGACCTGGACGCGGCGGCGCTGGTCGACGGGGCGAACGTGTGGCAGCGGCTCGTCCATGTGGGTCTGCCGAACGTCCGGGGCATGCTCAGCGTGGTCGTGATCTTCACCTTCATCGGCGCCTGGGACGACTTCCTGTGGCCGCTGATCGTGCTGAACGACCCCGACCGCTACACCCTCACCGTCGGACTCCAGTACCTGAACGGCACCTTCACCGCCAACCCACGGCTCATCGCCGCCGGCACCATGATCGCCTTCATTCCGATCGTGATCGTGTTCGCCTCGCTCCAGCGGTTCTTCTTCAAGGGCGTCGAGGAAGGCGCGATCAAAGGATGAGCGCCCGCCCGATGAGCGCTCACCGCACCCGCACAGGAAAGGACACGGTCCGCGCATGACCACGTCCCCGCGATTCGGCGTCAACTACACCCCCAGCAAGGGCTGGTTCCACCACTGGCTCGACTTCGACCTCGACGACGTACGCGCCGACCTCGACTCGATCGCCGCACTCGGCCTGGACCACGTCCGGGTCTTCCCGCTGTGGCCGCTCTTCCAGCCGAACCGCACCCTGATCCGCCCGCGGGCGGTGGAGCAGTTGGTCGAACTGGCGGACGCCGCCGCCGAACGCGGCCTGGACGTCGCAGTGGACGGGCTGCAGGGCCACCTGTCCAGCTTCGACTTCCAGCCGTCGTGGACGGTCAGCTGGCACCGGCGGAACATGTTCACCGACCCGGACGTCGTCGACGGCCAGGCCGCCTACCTCCGCACGCTCGCCGCCGCACTCGCGGACCGGCCGGCCTTCCTCGGCATGACCCTGGGCAACGAGATCAACCAGTTCTCCGGCGACCCGCACCCCGACCCGGACCGGATCACCCCGGCCCAGGCCGAGCGCTGGCTGCGCCGCATGCTCGACGCCTGTGAACAGGGGGCGCCGGGACGGATGCACCTGCACGCGGAGTACGACGCCTCCTGGTACGTCGACGACCACCCCTTCACCCCGGCGCACGCGGCCCGGCTGGGCGCGGTGACGGCGGTGCACTCCTGGGTGTTCAACGGCACCGCGCAGCGCTACGGGGCGGACTCGCCGGCGACCGGGCAGCACGCGGCGTACATGATCGAGCTGTCGAAGGCCTGGGCGGAGGACCCGCACCGGCCGGTCTGGCTCCAGGAGGTCGGCGCGCCCGCCCCGCACATCCCGGCGGACCGGGCGGCCGGGTTCACCCGGACGACGATCGCCGCGGCGCTGGACTGCCCCGGCGTGTGGGGCGTGACGTGGTGGTGCTCGCACGACGTCGACCGGGCGCTCGCCGACTTCCCGGAGCTGGAGTACACGCTGGGCCTGCTCACCAACGACCGGCGGGTCAAGCCGGCCGGGCGGGAGATCGCCCGGATCGTCGAGGAGCTGCGGGCCGGGAACGGGCGGGCGGCGCCGCGGACCACGGCGCTCGTCGTCGACCTGCCGGACGACGCGGCCGGGCGCTCGTTGTGCGGCCCCGGCGGGGCGGTGTTCGAGGCGTTCATGCGGCTGTCGACGGAGGGCGTCCGGCCGACGACCGTGCTCGCCGGGCGTGCCGCGGACCCGTCGCACCTCGCCGCCCGGGGTATCACTCGGCTCGTCACGGTCGACGACGCCGGAGTCGGCCGACGCGCCTCTCCCTCATCCCGTGCCTCCTCCTGAATCCTGCCTTCTGCACCCGGCCTTCTTCCGTCCTCGTCCCACGGAGCTTCCGCCATGCACAGTGACCGCAGTCTGATCGAGTCCCGTCTCAAGCGCGTCCTCGAGGAGCGCGTCCGTCCCGCCGTGTATCCCGAGTCGGTCCCGCTCGAGGTCGGGATCTGGACCGCCCCCGACGAACCCGTGCCGGTGGCCGAGGGCATCGCCGCCCCGCGTACGCCGATCTCCGTGGGCACCCGGTGGGGCGCGCCGTGGGGCACCAGTTGGCTCACGGTGTCCGGCACGGTGCCGGAGACCTGGGCGGGCCGGACCGTCGAGGCGCTGATCGACCTGGGTTTCGACAAGAACATGCCGGGCTTCCAGTGCGAGGGCCTGGTGTACCGGAGCGACGGCACCCCGGTGAAGGGTCTGCATCCGCGCAACCAGTGGGTGCGGGTCGCCGCTCCGGCGGCCGGCGGCGAGGAGGTGCTGCTCCACGTCGAGGCCGCGTCCAACCCGGTGGTGCTCGACTACCACCCGTTCGTGCCGACGGAGCTGGGTGAGAAGGAGACGGCGGGCAGCGAGCCGCAGTACCGGCTGGAGCGGATGGATCTGGCCGTCTTCGACGAGACGGTGTGGCAGCTCGTGCTCGACCTGGAGGTGGTGGGCGAGCTGATGGCCGAGCTGCCGGTGGAGGGCGCGCGCCGCTGGGACCTGCTGCGGGCGGTCGACCGGGCCCTGGACGCGATCGACCTCCAGGACGTGAACGGCACGGCCCCGGCGGCCCGTTCGGAGCTCGCCCGGGTGCTGGCGACGCCGGCCGAGCCGTCGGCGCACCGGATCAGCGCGGTCGGGCACGCGCACATCGACTCGGCCTGGCTGTGGCCGCTGCGCGAGACGGTCCGCAAGGTGGCGCGCACCACCGCCAACATGACCGCGCTGTTGGAGGACGAGCCGGACTTCGTCTACACGATGTCGCAGGCCCAGCAGTACGCGTGGATCAAGGAGCACCGCCCGGAGGTGTACGCACGGGTCAAGAAGGCGGTCGCGGAGGGCCGGTTCGTGCCGGCGGGCGGGATGTGGGTGGAGTCGGACACGAACATGCCGGGCTCGGAGGCGATGGCCCGTCAGTTCGTGCACGGCAAGCGGTTTTTCCTGGACGAGTTCGGGGTGGAGAACCACGAGGCCTGGCTGCCGGACACGTTCGGCTTCGCGGGCGGGCTGCCGCAGATCATCAAGGCGGCGGGGTCGCGCTGGCTGTTGACGCAGAAGATCTCGTGGAGCCAGGTGAACAGCTTCCCGCACCACACCTTCTGGTGGGAGGGCATCGACGGGACACGGATCTTCACGCACTTCCCGCCGATCGACACCTACAACTGCTCGATGCAGGGTCGGGAGATCGCGCACGCCGTCCGCAACTTCAAGGACAAGGGCAGGGCGCGGCACTCGATCGCGCCGACCGGCTGGGGCGACGGCGGGGGCGGCACCACCCGGGAGATGATCGGCAAGGCGGCGCGGCTGCGCGACCTGGAGGGCTCGGCGCGGGTGCGCTGGGAGCGGCCGGCCGAGTTCTTCGCCCGCGCGGAAGCCGAGTACCCGGACGCGCCGGTGTGGGTCGGGGAGCTGTACCTGGAGCTGCACCGGGCGACCCTGACCAGCCAGGCGCGCACCAAGCAGGGCAACCGGGCGAGCGAGAACCTGCTGCGGGAGGCCGAGCTGTGGGCCGCGACGGCGGCGGTGCGGGCGGGGTTCCCGTACCCGTACGAGCGGTTGGACCGGATCTGGAAGACGGTACTGCTGCACCAGTTCCACGACATCCTGCCGGGTTCGTCGATCGCCTGGGTGCACCGCGAGGCGGAGCGGACGTACGCGGCGGTGGCCGCAGAGTTGCGCGGGATCGTCGACGCGGCGCAGCGGGCCCTGGCCGGCGACGGGTCGGCGGGCGGGGAGGTGGTGTTCAACGCGGCGCCGCACGCCCGGGCCGGGGTGCCCGCCGGGGGCGCACGGCCGGCGGGCACGGGGCCGGCCGCCGCGGCCTGCGCCGTACGGCCCCGGGAGGGCGGCGGGTTCGTGCTGGAGAACGGGCTCCTGCGCGTCGAGGTGGACGGGCGCGGGCTCGCGGTCTCGGTGCGGGACCTCGTCTCCGGCCGGGAGACGGTCGCGCCGGGCGAGGCGGCGAACCTGCTGCAGATCCACCCCGACTTCCCGAACATGTGGGACGCCTGGGACGTCGACAGGTTCTACCGGAACACCGTCACCGACCTGACGGACGTCGACGAGGTGGTCGTGGCGGACGATTCCCCGGGGTCCGTGTCCGTCCGGGTGACGCGGTCGTTCGGCGCGTCGCGGGCGGTCCAGACGCTGACGCTGGCCGCCGGGGCATGCCGGCTCGACCTGGACACCGAGGTCGACTGGCAGGAGACGGAGAAGTTCCTGAAGGCCGCGTTCCCGCTGGACCTGCACACCGACCGCTACGCCGCCGAGACGCAGTTCGGCCACCTGTACCGGCCCACGCACACCAACACCAGTTGGGAGGCGGCCAAGTTCGAGGCGTGCAACCACCGCTTCGTGCACCTGGAGGAACCGGGCTGGGGCGTCGGCCTGGTGACCGCGTCCACGTACGGGCACGACGTCACGCGGACGGTGCGGCCCGCCGACCGGGGCACGACGACGACCGTCCGGGTCTCCCTGCTGCGCGCGCCGCGCTTCCCCGACCCGCACACCGACCAGGGCGTGCACCGCTTCCGGCACGCCCTGGTGCCCGGCGCGACGGTCGGCGACGCGGTCCGCGAGGGGTACCGCATCGGCCTGCCCGAGCGGCGGGTGCCCGGTGACGCCGAGGTCCTGCCGCTCGTCGATGTGGACGATCCGGCCGTCGTGGTCAGCGCGGTCAAGCTGGCGGACGACGGCAGCGGGGACGTGGTGGTCCGGCTGTACGAGGCGCACGGCGGCCGGGTCGCGGCCCGGCTGACGCCGGGGTTCACGCACGCCGGCGTGCAGGTCTGCGACCTGCTGGAGCGACCGCTCCCCGAGGAGGACGCCGGGACGGAGGACGGGGGCGACGTGGCCCTGCGGCTGCGCCCCTTCGAGCTGCGCACCCTGCGGTTCGTACGTCCCGTCGGGTGACGTGACGCCGAGGGCGGGCGCGCCGGATCGGGCGCGCCCGCCCCACGGGGCAGGGTCGGGGCGGTCTGTCCGCAGTCCTCCCGGCCCGAGCGGTCCCCCGATGCCGATGCCGATGCATGCCGATGCCGTCCGCTACGACGACGTGCCTCGGACGAGTGGCCGCAGCTGGACGAGCGGGTGATGGCGGCCGACATCCTGGTGCTGTGCGGGCCGACCTGATTCGGGGATACGTGTCATCGGTGCGGGGCCGTGCGGGTGATCGGGTGGCCGGCTCCGTGACCGTTGGCGCGGCGTTTGATCATTCCGCCCCACGAGGAGAGACAGTGGACGGGATTTTCGGCCGGACCAACCCGGGGCACCATCGACGTCGGCAGCCGGGTGTTGTGCCGCCCCGACCACCCACTCGTCCGCAGGGGGACGCATCGATGACCGACACCGGCACGTCCTACCGTGATCTCCGCGCCCTGGTGATCAACTGCACCCTCAAGCGGTCGCCGGAGCGGAGCCACACTCAAGGGCTGATCGACATCAGCACCGGGATCATGGAACGTCAGGGCGTCGCGGTCGAGGTGCTGCGGGCGGTGGATCTCGACATCGCGACCGGTGTCTGGCCGGACATGACGGAGCACGGGTGGGAGACCGACGAGTGGCCCGTCATCTACTCGAAGGTGATGGCAGCGGACATCCTCTTCTTGGCCGGACCTGTATGGCTGGGAGACAACTCTTCGGTCATGAAGAAGGTCATCGAGCGCCTGTACGCCTGCTCGTCGATCCTCAACGAACGTGGCCAGTACGCATATTACGGGCGGGTCGGGGGTTGCTTGATCACCGGTAACGAGGACGGCGCCAAGCACTGCGCGATGAACGTCATCTACAGCCTTCAGCACCTGGGCTACGTCATCCCGCCGCAGGCCGACGCGGGCTGGGTCGGCCCGGCCGGACCCGGCCCTTCCTACCTCGACGAGGGCTCGGGTGGGCCGGAGAACGACTTCACCAACCGCAACACCACGTTCATGACCTGGAACCTGCTCCACCTGGCCCGCATGCTCAAGGACGCCGGCGGCATCCCCGCGTACGGCAACCAGCGCTCCGAGTGGGACGCCGGGTGCCGCTTCGACTTCGAGAACCCCGAGCACCGTTGAACTCCGGCCGGAACATCGGAGACCGCTTGGACGCCTCCGCGGTCTCCGCCGCCCGGTCGGTGTTCTCGAACAGCTACAGGACCGGCCCCGCCCCTCGGACGACTAACGCTCGCGAGGCACGCCGGCACGGTGCCGAGGGTCATGTACCGGTGTGGGTGTGGGCAGCCCACAGGCTGGGGACATGGGGGTACCTGCTGCGGAGGCGTGTAGTGGCGAGGTGAAGGGCGAGGGCGCTTCGGTCGGCCTGGGGCGGGGCCGTGCCGTTGTCGGTGAGGTGGGCGTAGAAGTCGGTGCCGAGTTGGGCAGCGGTGCGGTCGTCGACGGACCACAGCGTGCCGATGACGTGCCGGTAGCCGGCTAGGTGGAAGGCGCCGGTGATGTGGAGGGATTCGTCGGCCAGGCGGGGGGCGGTGTTGCTGGTGTCGCAGGCGGAGAGGTAGGCCAGCTCGGCAGTCAGGTCCAGGGCGGTGATGTCGGCGATGGTCAGGGGCGCGGTGGCGTGGTCGGTGAGGACCAGGTGACTCCGGGCGGGGTCGGTCCAGTCCGCTTCGCCGTGGCAGGAGAAGTGGGCGATGCCATGGCTGGGCAGCGCGTCGAGAACGGTGTCGCGCGTGGGGGTGGCCAGGAGGCGGGCGTCCGGGATCAGGGACGTGATGGCGGCGGCCTCGACACGGACGCCGGGCAGCGGCGGGGTGCCCGGGGCTTTGGCGGCGGCGACGACCAGGGTGCTGGGGGTGGACGGCCCGGACTGGCGGGTTCTGGCGTGGGCGAGGGCCCGCACGGTCGTGGTGTAGGAGGAGACGACGCGGTCGAGGACGGTCCGCGGTCCGCCCTCCCGCTGGACGTCGTCGGTGTGGTGGCCGGCCGCGTGGAGGGGGAGATAGGCGAGGATGCCCACCGGGCACCACCACAGGCGGGGCCAGGGCTCACCGGGCTGATGGGCGGTCGTGTGGCCGAGGTCGGTCAGAACAGGCTCAGCAACGGTGTCCCACAGCCAGGTCAGAACGGCGAGGATTTCCCGCTGGGCTTCGACACGTGCCCTGGGGGCGATCTCGTGGTCGGTGGTGGCGTGCAGGGCAGCCAGGAGTCGTTCCCCCTGCTCGAAGGCGGCATCCTGGGTCAGCGTGGGCAAGGGCACGACCCGGACAGGAGCGTCGGCGGAATCAGTGAGGACGAGGGCGTCGCAGCGGCGGGGGCTGGCGGTGACGAAGACGACGGGCCCCTCGTGCGCATGGCGGGCGAGCTCGTTGATCGGGGGCGCGTGGAGGAAGTCCTCGAAGCCCGGGAGGCCGGAGATGCGCGCGATGAGGCTCTGCCACGCGTCGTGGGCCTCGCGCCTGTGCTCTGCCAGGCGCTGGTTCGCCTCCCGGAGCACTTCCGGGGCCTCCGCCGATGACGTGGGGCGGGGGTGGTTCAGGGCGTCGAGGCGGGCCCGCAGTTGGCGCAGCTCGTCCGCCAGGTGGGGGGCGTGCTCGCGCAGGCGGACGGCATCACGGCTGCGCAGACCGAGGGTGTCGGTGGCGAGGATTCCGCGGGCGCGCTCCAACAGCTCCACGGCCCGCTCCGGCCGGCCTGCGGCGAGCGCGGCGGCGGCGGCCTCCTCCGGTAGACCTGGCAGGCGGCCGAGCTGGTACTCGCGGTCCGCGCGGCCCAGACTGCCCGGGGCGAGGGACGCCGTCAGGGCAATGGCCTCCTCCACGGCTTCCAGCGCCGCCTGGGGGGCGTCGGGGCCGGAGGCCAGGAGCGCGAAGCGCCGATACGCCTTGATGCGGGTGACTGTGTCACTCGTCGTGCTGCCCGCGGCCTCGCCGAAGTAGCGGCATGCGTCCTCCCGCGCTTGCGTCCCACCCCCGACCTCGAACAGATTTGCCAGCTTGCCGCCGAGGCTGTTGAGGTACACGGCGCGGTGGGGGTGGTCGTGGGGGGTGGCGCTGACGGCCTCCCGGCTGACCCGCACGGCTTCTTCCAGTACCTCGATATCGGTGCTGCGTTCGAACAGGGTCTTCAGGATGTTTCCGAGGTTGTGCAGGTACCCGGCGCGGCTGGGGTGGTCGCGGGGAGTGGTGGCCACTGCTTCCCGGCTGGTCTTTACGGCTTCCTTCAGTATCTCGATGTCACCGACGCGCTCGAAGAGGGCTGCCAGCGTGCCTGTGAGGTTGTTGAGTTGCACAGCGCGGTTGGGGTGGTTGTGGGGTGTGGTGGCCACGGCTTTCCGGCCGACCTGTGCGGCTTCTTCCAGTACCTCGATGTCACCGGTGCGTTCGAACAGGGTCTGCAGGATGCTTCCGAGGTTGCCGATCTGCACGGCGTGGTGGGGGTGGTTGTGGGGGACGGTGGCCACGGCTTCCCGGCCGACCTGTACCGCCTCTTTCAGTACCTCGATCTCACCGATGTGCTCGAACAGGGCCAGTAGGTTGCCTGCGAGGTTGTTGAGGTGCGTGGCGCGGTTGGGGTGGTTGTGAGGTGTGGTGGCCACGGCTTCCCGGTTGACCTGTACTGCTTCCTCCAGTACCTCGATGTCCCCGATGCGTTCGAACAGGGTCTGCAGGGCGGTCCCGAGGTTGTTGAGGGGGGTCGCGCGGTTGGGGTGGTTGTGGGGGACGGTGGCCACGGCTTCCCGGTTGACCTGTACTGCTTCCTCCAGTACCTCGATCTCTCCGACGCGCTCGAACCGGCGCTGGAGAGCGACCCCCAACGAGGTCAGGTATCCGGCGCGGTTGGGGTGGTGGTGAGGAGTGGCGGCCACTGCTTCCCGGCCGGCTTGTACTGCTTCCTCCAGTGCTTCTGTCCGTCCCGTGTGTCCGGACAGCGCCTGCAGCGCGTTCACAAGGGAGTTGAGGTGCATGGCGCGGTGGGGGTGGCCTTGGGGGACGGCAGCCACTGCTTCCCGGCTGACCTTTACTGCTTCTCTCAGTACCTCGATGTCACCGACGCGCCCGAACAGCGCCTGGAGCGTGTTCCCGAGGTTGTGCAGGTACCCGGCGCGGTTGGGGTGGTCGCGGGGGGTGGTGGCCACAGCCTCCCGGCCAAGCTGCACTGCTTCTTCCAGTACCGCAAGGTCACCGATGCGCTCGAAGTGGATTCGCAGCGTGCTCCCGAGGTTGTTGAGGTTCATGGCTCGGCCGGGGTCGTCGCGGGGGGAGGTGGCCACAGCCTCCCGGCCAAGCTGCACTGCTTCTTCCAGTACCGCAAGGTCACCGATGCGCTCGAAGTGGATTCGCAGCGTGCTCCCGAGGTTGTCGAGGTACATGGCGCGGTGGGGGTGGCCTTGGGGGACGGCAGCCACTGCTTCCCGGCTGACCTTTACTGCTTCTCTCAGTACCTCGATGTCACCGACGCGCCCGAACAGGCGCTGGAGAGCGACCCCTAACGAGTTCAGAAACCCGGCGCGGTCGGGGTGGCCTTGGGGGGTGGCGGTCACGGCCCCCCGGCCGGCCTGCACGGCTTCTTCCAATACCTCGATCTCGCCGACGCGCTCGGACAGGAACTGCAAGGCGTTCCCGAGGTTGTGCAGACCGGCAGCATGGCTGGGGTGGTCCTCGGGAAGCATGGTGTGCACCGTGCGGAACGCAGCGATGGCCTGCTCAAGTACGTCCCGTTGCCCCGTGCGCTCGTATGCGGTGAGCAGATCGACGGCACGAGCCTGCGCGGTGGCCATGGCGCGCGGATCGAACTCCGGCGCGGGGGTCCCGACGGCAGATTCTTGCAGCGTGCGGTGCAGAGGCTCGGGAACGGACTGAGGGCTCACTCGATGGACGGGGGCAAAGAACCGGGTAGCAGCTGCCAGATCATCCCGGCCCTGGCCCTCGGAAAGGGCGAGGTGGCGTAGCCAGTGGTACCAGCCCAGGACCTGCGCGGCGGACAGGTCGTGCTCGGGGTCGGTGACACGCTCCAGGTCGCGGGCGGCACGGCGGACCTCACGTTCGAGGATGTGGGTGGAGTCGCCGGCGTTGAGGGCGAGGTGACTGTTGAGGGCGGCGAGTGCCGCATCGCGGTCCGGCATGGCAGGTATCCCCCGAAGGAACAGCATCACTATCACTGTCGGGCCCGATGTGCATGCCCAGGCAAGCCGCGACTGCACGCACAACATGGGCGTTGCGCTTTGAGTGGATGCTAACCACGACACAAGCCGCACAACCTATACTTTGGTCAACTCGGGGGAACAGGGCCCCGTTTGCTGGCGCAGGACCCTCGAATGCCAGCCAGGTGGAACCGTGCAGAGGGGCAGCATGGACGACGTGGTGGGCGAGCGCGTGGCGGCACTGTGCGGTGAGCTCAGCCGCTGGCCGGAGCTGGCGACGGTGATCGGCGACGCCGGGGCGCTGCCGCAGCTGAGCGAGTTGCTGGCGCTGCTCGCCAACCGGGCCGAGCCCGACGAGCGGCACGTGGCCACGCTGCTCGACGTGATCGAGGACGCCTGCGCGCGGCAGGGCCTGCCCGCGCTGACCCGTCGTGTCCCGTCCCTGCCGCCAGGCATGGGAGCGGACACAGGGGGGCCTGCCGGGTGGACCTGCCCGCTGAGCAGGTGCAGCCGGGTGGTCCTTCCCGACGAGACCCCGCACCCGCCGACCTGTGCGGCAGCCGTGGGTGAGGACGGACGGATGAAGCCCTACTCGCCCAGCATGCGGTGACGAGCGCCTTTCTGGCCGGGATCGGCACGAAACTCGCCGATCGGTGGCTCAACGCGCTGCTGCTGCCCGGCCTGTTGTGGACCGCGCTGCTGGTAACAGGCCTGCACCTGGGCCAGGACCACCCCTTCGCCGTCGACCGATTGGGCGACTGGCTCGACCAGCTCGCCGCCCGCCCAGCCGCCCACGCCCCCGGCACGGTCGCACTCGCCGCATCCGCGGTCCTGCTGGTCAGCACCGGTGTGGGACTCCTCGCCGGCACTCTCGGCGGCCTGGTCGAGCAGTTGTGGGCACTTCCCGGCGACCTCCCTCCTGCTTCCTGGATACGGGCCTGGCGCCAAAGACGTTGGGACACGGCAGGCGAGCAATTGAAGACCGCGATCCGGCACGCCGCCCGGGCCACAGACGCCGCCCGGACCCGCGCTGCCCAGGTGCGCGCCCGGCAGCGCCGACGGTCCCGTCTCGGCCCCGTCCGGCCGGGCCACACCACCCGCATCGGCGACCGGTTCGCGCTCGCTACGCTCCATGCCGCCCAGAACAACGGCCTCGACGACCTGCCCCTGGCCTGGCCACGCCTGTGGACTGTGCTGTCCGCCGAGCTCCGCACCGACCTCGCCGCCGCCCGCGACACCTACGCCGCCACCGCCCGCCTCGCCGCCTGGGGGCTCCTCTACTTCCCCCTCGCCGCCGCCTGGTGGCCTGCCGCCCTGATCGGCGCCGCCGTCCTGACCACTGCCGCCGTACGCGCCTTTGCCGCCGCGGATGTCCTGGCCGACCTGATCGAGACCGCCTGCGACCTGCATCTCAACGATCTGGCCGACCGCCTGGGCATCCCCACCACCACGCCTGCCCCGGACACCGGACACGCGATCAGCGGACGCCTGCGTACCACCGCCCCGAGCACCTCAGACACCGGGTGACGGGCGTACAGTAACCGAATCCTGATCACCGGCAAGGACGGCCTGAAGCACTGCGCCATGAACCGGTTCGGGCGGCCCGCAGAACGACTTCACCAACCGCAACACCGCCTTCATGAGCTGGAACCTGATGCGCATGGCGGCGCTGCTGAAGTGGTCCGGCGGGATCACGGCGCACGGCAACCAGCGCTCGGAGTGGGACGCGGGCTGCAGGTTCGACTTCCCGAACCCGGAGCACCGCTGAGGGAGCCGGAGGGTGTCAGTCGGGGACGGGCAGGCCCTTCGGCTCCTTGATCCGCTTCATGATGATCTGCGAGTTCACCTCGGTGACGCCGCCGAGCGTGGTGAGCCGCTCGATCCAGAGCCGCTCGTACGCGGCGAGGTCGGCGACCGCGATCCGCAGCAGGCAGCCGGGGCTGCCGAACAGCCGGTACGCCTCGATCACGTCGGGGATGTCCTGGAGCGCGGCCTCGAAGGCCTCGACGGCCTCCCGGTCGCGGCGCACCTCGATGGAGACGAGGACCTCGAAGCTGCGGCCGACGGCCTCCGGGGCGACGATCGCGCGGTAGCCCTGGATCACGCCGTCCTGCTCCAGCTGCCGGACCCGGCGCATGCACGGCGAGGGGCTCAGTCCGACGCGCTGGGCGAGCTCCTGGTTGGTCAGCCGGCCGTCCTCCTGGAGCTCACGCAAGATATGGAGATCGATTCGGTCCATGGCGCAATTATCCACCACTCATGTTGCGTGCGGAGCCGAGATCGGCAACCCGATTGCGTCGCTTTTTTCCTATCCTTGCGGAGACGCGGTCCCGCACCGGCCGCGCCGAGGAAACAGAACGACTCCGGGGACGAAGCACATGGAATGGATACGCGACGAGCGGCCGCGACGGATCACCCTCATCAGCACCGGGGGCACCATCGCCAGCCGCTGGCAGGGCGCCGGGTACGCCGCCGAGGCCGCGGGCAGTGACGTCCTGGGCGCGTCCGCGCTCCCGGAGGGCGTGACGGTCGACGTCGTCGACCTGTTCAACGTGAACAGCTCCCGGATGACCTCGGTCCGGCAGCTCGCCCTGCTGCACGCCGTGCACGAGGCGCTGGCCGACCCCGGTGTGGACGGGGTCGTGATCACCCACGGCACGGACACCCTCGAGGAGTCCGCCTTCTTCCTCGACCTGCACCACTCCGACCCGCGCCCGGTCGTCCTCACCGGCGCCCAGCGCCCCATCGGCACGGGCGACAGCGACGGCCCCGGCAACGTGTACGACGCCCTCCAGGTCGCCGCCTCGGTCCGCGACCTGGGCGTCCTGGTCGTCTTCGACGGCCTCGTGCACCCGGCGCGCGGCACCGTGAAGACCCAGACCCTGGCCTCCGACGCGTTCTCCGACCCGTCGGCGCAGCACCTCGGCAAGGTCGGCTTCGGCCGGGTCGACACCCACCGCAGCCCCGAGCGCCCGGCGCCGCTGCCGCTCCCGGCGGCCGACGCGAGTGCCGCCCTCCCCCGCGTGGACGTCATCACCCACCACAGCGACGCCGACCCGCTGCTGTTCCGCGCGGCCCTCGCCGCCGGGGCCCGGGGCATCGTCCTCGTCGCCACCGGCGCGGGCAACGCCACGCCCGAGTTCGTCGACGCGGTGGCCGAGGCCGTCGAGCAGGG
This sequence is a window from Streptomyces sp. HUAS YS2. Protein-coding genes within it:
- a CDS encoding glycosyl hydrolase, encoding MTTSPRFGVNYTPSKGWFHHWLDFDLDDVRADLDSIAALGLDHVRVFPLWPLFQPNRTLIRPRAVEQLVELADAAAERGLDVAVDGLQGHLSSFDFQPSWTVSWHRRNMFTDPDVVDGQAAYLRTLAAALADRPAFLGMTLGNEINQFSGDPHPDPDRITPAQAERWLRRMLDACEQGAPGRMHLHAEYDASWYVDDHPFTPAHAARLGAVTAVHSWVFNGTAQRYGADSPATGQHAAYMIELSKAWAEDPHRPVWLQEVGAPAPHIPADRAAGFTRTTIAAALDCPGVWGVTWWCSHDVDRALADFPELEYTLGLLTNDRRVKPAGREIARIVEELRAGNGRAAPRTTALVVDLPDDAAGRSLCGPGGAVFEAFMRLSTEGVRPTTVLAGRAADPSHLAARGITRLVTVDDAGVGRRASPSSRASS
- a CDS encoding carbohydrate ABC transporter permease, coding for MPARGFGTPTPAGKAARYLLLALVLLLTIGPFLWQLSTSLKGPGEDVYSRVPAFLPEDPTFSNYARVAETIPVWTYAANSLTVAAVAVFGNAVGATLAGFALARLRFRGVRLVTGLFLATLVLPGEVTIVSQYVTVRSLGLTDTLTGVALPGALAMLNVLLMYTAFQAVPPDLDAAALVDGANVWQRLVHVGLPNVRGMLSVVVIFTFIGAWDDFLWPLIVLNDPDRYTLTVGLQYLNGTFTANPRLIAAGTMIAFIPIVIVFASLQRFFFKGVEEGAIKG
- a CDS encoding alpha-mannosidase, whose protein sequence is MHSDRSLIESRLKRVLEERVRPAVYPESVPLEVGIWTAPDEPVPVAEGIAAPRTPISVGTRWGAPWGTSWLTVSGTVPETWAGRTVEALIDLGFDKNMPGFQCEGLVYRSDGTPVKGLHPRNQWVRVAAPAAGGEEVLLHVEAASNPVVLDYHPFVPTELGEKETAGSEPQYRLERMDLAVFDETVWQLVLDLEVVGELMAELPVEGARRWDLLRAVDRALDAIDLQDVNGTAPAARSELARVLATPAEPSAHRISAVGHAHIDSAWLWPLRETVRKVARTTANMTALLEDEPDFVYTMSQAQQYAWIKEHRPEVYARVKKAVAEGRFVPAGGMWVESDTNMPGSEAMARQFVHGKRFFLDEFGVENHEAWLPDTFGFAGGLPQIIKAAGSRWLLTQKISWSQVNSFPHHTFWWEGIDGTRIFTHFPPIDTYNCSMQGREIAHAVRNFKDKGRARHSIAPTGWGDGGGGTTREMIGKAARLRDLEGSARVRWERPAEFFARAEAEYPDAPVWVGELYLELHRATLTSQARTKQGNRASENLLREAELWAATAAVRAGFPYPYERLDRIWKTVLLHQFHDILPGSSIAWVHREAERTYAAVAAELRGIVDAAQRALAGDGSAGGEVVFNAAPHARAGVPAGGARPAGTGPAAAACAVRPREGGGFVLENGLLRVEVDGRGLAVSVRDLVSGRETVAPGEAANLLQIHPDFPNMWDAWDVDRFYRNTVTDLTDVDEVVVADDSPGSVSVRVTRSFGASRAVQTLTLAAGACRLDLDTEVDWQETEKFLKAAFPLDLHTDRYAAETQFGHLYRPTHTNTSWEAAKFEACNHRFVHLEEPGWGVGLVTASTYGHDVTRTVRPADRGTTTTVRVSLLRAPRFPDPHTDQGVHRFRHALVPGATVGDAVREGYRIGLPERRVPGDAEVLPLVDVDDPAVVVSAVKLADDGSGDVVVRLYEAHGGRVAARLTPGFTHAGVQVCDLLERPLPEEDAGTEDGGDVALRLRPFELRTLRFVRPVG
- a CDS encoding flavodoxin family protein, with the translated sequence MTDTGTSYRDLRALVINCTLKRSPERSHTQGLIDISTGIMERQGVAVEVLRAVDLDIATGVWPDMTEHGWETDEWPVIYSKVMAADILFLAGPVWLGDNSSVMKKVIERLYACSSILNERGQYAYYGRVGGCLITGNEDGAKHCAMNVIYSLQHLGYVIPPQADAGWVGPAGPGPSYLDEGSGGPENDFTNRNTTFMTWNLLHLARMLKDAGGIPAYGNQRSEWDAGCRFDFENPEHR